The nucleotide sequence CAGACTCCGGGGTCGACCTGTACCTCGCCGACGACGACCACAACGACGACGACGGTGTCGTCGCCGAGCAAAGCCCCCGACCCGACTTGATCGGCGTTGTCTAAGCTCGGGGCATGCCTCGTGTTGCCGCGATCGACTGTGGGACCAACTCCATCCGCCTGCTCGTCGCCGAGCTGACGCCCCGCCACGACGGGACGGTGGACCTGCGCGATCTGCACCGCGAGATGCGGATCGTCCGCCTCGGCCAGGGCGTGGACGCCACCGGCAAGCTGGCTCCCGAGGCGCTCGAGCGCACCCGTAAGGCGCTGGCCGACTACACGATCGCCGCGCGCCGCAAGGGGGTGGAGAAGGTCCGCATGGTCGCGACGTCCGCGACCCGTGACGCGAGCAACCGCGACGAGTTCTTCGCGATGACGCGCGAGGTGCTCGGCACCGAGGCCGAAGTCATCAGCGGGGACGAAGAGGCACGCCTGTCCTTCACCGGCGCCGTCGGCGAGCAGGATCCCGACGACGGCCCCTTCGTGGTGGTCGATGTCGGCGGCGGTTCGACCGAGCTCGTGGTCGGTACCTGGGACGGCCGTCAGGCCGAGGTCCTCGCGGCCAAGTCGGTCGACATCGGCTGTGTGCGCATCACCGAGCGCGCGCTGAAATCCGACCCGCCGACCGCCACCGAGATCGCCGAAGCTCGTGAGCTGGCCGCCAAGGTCCTCACCGAGGCCTTCGACGTCGTGGACGTGTCCACCGCCAAGACGTGGATCGGGGTCGCCGGGACGGTCACGACCCTGACCGCCGTGGCGCAGGGCCTGTCGGAGTACGACTCCGAGCGCACTCATCTCTCGAAGCTCTCCCACGCCGACATCGACCGCGTCGCGCAGTCGCTCCTCACGGCCGACCACACGACCCGTGCCGCGAACCCGGTGATCCATCCCGGCCGGGTCGACGTGATCGGTGGCGGCTCGGTGATCGTGCAGGTGCTGGCGGAGCAGTTCGCCACGCGCGGTGGTCCCGGCGAACTGGTGATCTCCGAGCACGACATCCTCGACGGGATCGCGCTGTCGTTGGCCTGACAGTCGGGTTTTCTCTTACAGGAAGCCATTTCTTTAGGTGATCAAGCGGTGACCTCCAGTCCGGATTGGGCCGTTCGGCGCAGCTTCGTTCCTACCAACGTTGTGCTCTGACCGGGTGGTCCGGGAGACCGTCACACATTTGCAACACCAACGCACTGTGATCGGCTTCACCTGTCCCATAGCGTCGTCTCACCTTCTGGACGGTGGGGCGCGACCAGCGCTCGCCGGACTATCCGACGACGAGAGTTGGAGTGGACATGCGGGCTTCACGCGGGTTCTGGGGAGCGACGGCGGTGGTGGCCACGGCGGCCCTGCTGCTGACGGCCTGTGGAGGTGGTGGCTCCAGCGAGAACAAGGGGTCCGGCGCCGTCGACGCCAACGCGTCGGTTTCGGTCTACGGCACCGAGCCGGAGAACTCGCTGATTCCCGCCAACACCAACGAGCTCGGTGGGTCCAAGGCCCTCAAGCCGGTCTTCTCGGCGCTGATCGGCTACAAATCCGACACCGCCGAGCCGTACAACCTGATGGCCGAATCGATCACCACGACCGATTCGAAGGTCTTCGACATCAAGATCAAAAAGGGCTGGAAGTTCCACGACGGGACCGAGGTCAAGGCCAAGAACTTCGTCGACGCCTGGAACTACAGCGCGAACGGCAAGAACGGCATGCAGAACGCGTCGTTCTTCGAGCAGATCCAGGGCTACGACGAGATCAGCGCCAAGGAACCGGCCGTCAAGGAGATGTCCGGGCTCAAGGTCGTGAACGACTACGAGTTCCAGGTCACGCTCAAGGGACCGTTCTCCGTGTTCTCCACCAAGATCGGGTACCTCGCCTTCGCGCCGCTGCCGGACAAGTTCTTCGCCGACCCGGAGGCGTTCGCCAAGGCCCCGATCGGAAACGGGCCGCTGAAGTTCGTTTCGCGCACGCCGAACCAGAACATGAAGCTCACCCGGTTCGACGAGTACCAGGGCGAGGACAAGGTCAAGTTCAAGGACCTGGAAGTCCGCATCTACACCAGCCAGGAGACCGCGTACCAGGATCTGCTGAGCAACCGCCTCGACTTCATGGAGGCGCTCCCGCCCGCGGCGAAGGCCGGTGGCAAGTACAAGACCGACCTCGGTGAGCGTCTGGTCGAAGGGAAGCTGCTCGGTATCAGCGCGCTCGCCCTCCCGTACTACGTCCCGGGTTACAACAACCTCGACCTGCGCAAGGCGATCTCGCTGGCCATCGACCGCGAGCAGATCGTCAAGACCGTCATGAACGACACCTACGCGCCCGCCGACGGCTACGTGTCGCGCGGTATCGAGGGCTACCGGCCCGGTGTCTGCGGCGAGTTCTGCAAGTTCGATCCGGTGAAGGCCAAGGAGTTCTTCGCGAAGTCCGGTTTCACCGGCAAGCTGACCATCGCTTCGAACGCCGACGGTGGCCGCAAGGAGCCGCTGGTCGCGGCGTGCAACAGCATCAAGAACGCGCTCGGCGTCGAATGCGACTTCGTGCCGGCGACCGACTTCGGGCAGTGGCGCAGCATCGTCAACAACCGCCAGCTGACCGGCATGGGCCGCTCCGACTGGTCCGCCGACTACCCGTCGATCGAGAACTACCTGAACCCGCGCTACAAGAGCACCGGTTCGTCGAACGACTCCACGTACAACAACCCGGCCGTCGACGCGCTGCTGACCCAGGCGGACCAGACCGCCGACAAGACGGCCGCGATCAAGCTGTACCAGCAGGCCGAGGACCTGATCGCAAAGGATCTGCCGCAGATCCCCGTGTGGGAAGAGAAGGGCGTCGGCGGCAAGTCGAACCGGCTCAAGGTCGCGAAGCTCGACTTCGGCCGTCTCGCGGACTACTCGTCCATCGAGGTCGCGGCGAAGTAATCGCGTGGTCGTGCCGGCCGGGAGCGCACCGCACCCGGCCGGCCGGACCCACGGCTCCCACCACGCGATCCCCAGGACGGCACGCCCATGTCCCAGTACATCCTCCGACGACTACTTCAACTCATCCCGGTCTTCTTCGGCACGACGTTCCTCATCTACGCCCTCGTGTGGGCGGTGCCCGGTGACCCGTTCGCCGGCAAATGCGGCCAGGTCGCCTGCCCGCCCGCCTACATCGAGATGATGACGGCGAAGTTCAACCTCGACGATTCGATCTTCGTCCAGTACTTCAAATACCTCGGCAACCTGTTCACCGGCGACTGGGGCGAGACCTTCAACGGCGTCTCGGTCGGCGAACTGATCGGGAACGCCTATCCGGTGACGGTCCGGCTCGCCCTCATCGCGGTGGCCATCGAAGCGATCATCGGCCTGTCCGCGGGCATCCTGACCGGCCTGCGCGGCAAGGG is from Amycolatopsis lurida and encodes:
- a CDS encoding Ppx/GppA phosphatase family protein, coding for MPRVAAIDCGTNSIRLLVAELTPRHDGTVDLRDLHREMRIVRLGQGVDATGKLAPEALERTRKALADYTIAARRKGVEKVRMVATSATRDASNRDEFFAMTREVLGTEAEVISGDEEARLSFTGAVGEQDPDDGPFVVVDVGGGSTELVVGTWDGRQAEVLAAKSVDIGCVRITERALKSDPPTATEIAEARELAAKVLTEAFDVVDVSTAKTWIGVAGTVTTLTAVAQGLSEYDSERTHLSKLSHADIDRVAQSLLTADHTTRAANPVIHPGRVDVIGGGSVIVQVLAEQFATRGGPGELVISEHDILDGIALSLA
- a CDS encoding peptide ABC transporter substrate-binding protein; translation: MRASRGFWGATAVVATAALLLTACGGGGSSENKGSGAVDANASVSVYGTEPENSLIPANTNELGGSKALKPVFSALIGYKSDTAEPYNLMAESITTTDSKVFDIKIKKGWKFHDGTEVKAKNFVDAWNYSANGKNGMQNASFFEQIQGYDEISAKEPAVKEMSGLKVVNDYEFQVTLKGPFSVFSTKIGYLAFAPLPDKFFADPEAFAKAPIGNGPLKFVSRTPNQNMKLTRFDEYQGEDKVKFKDLEVRIYTSQETAYQDLLSNRLDFMEALPPAAKAGGKYKTDLGERLVEGKLLGISALALPYYVPGYNNLDLRKAISLAIDREQIVKTVMNDTYAPADGYVSRGIEGYRPGVCGEFCKFDPVKAKEFFAKSGFTGKLTIASNADGGRKEPLVAACNSIKNALGVECDFVPATDFGQWRSIVNNRQLTGMGRSDWSADYPSIENYLNPRYKSTGSSNDSTYNNPAVDALLTQADQTADKTAAIKLYQQAEDLIAKDLPQIPVWEEKGVGGKSNRLKVAKLDFGRLADYSSIEVAAK